In the genome of Myxococcus guangdongensis, the window CCGCCGGAGGACTCGCTCTCGCCGGGGGCCCAGCTCATCCGCTCGGTCTTGAAGGTGCCGACCGACTTGGTGAAGCCGGACGTCGGATTGTCGGTGCAGGACACATAGCAGCCGGTGATGACGCCAGGAGAGAGGACGTGGCAGCCCGCGAGCGCGGTGGTCCTGACGATGTTCCCCCAGGGGCTGCGGGTGGAGCTCCTCGCCGCGAGGAAGAACGTGCCGCCTTCGGTGACGCGGGCGATGAGCGGCCCGGAGCTGTACGCGTCCTGGGTTCCGTCGGCGCTGAGCCGGAAGCCCACGAAGGAGTTGGTGACGGAGGCCGTCGGAGGCCGGGTCGCGGAGTAGGTCATCTCCTGGCGGACGTTGATCTGGAAGATGCCCTGGTTCTCCACGCCGGAGAGCTGCTCGCTCGAGCAACTCGACAGGTCGAAGGACGCGATGCGCTCGCACAGCTGCGGGTCCAGGTCCTCGGGCGTGACGAACTGACACGTGTCATGGCGTCCGCTGTCGATCCAATCGCCCAGGTCCTCGAGCGCGGTGTACGTCCCATCCCAGGGCGGAGGACCTGCATCGGGCGTCCCCGCGTCGGGTGGCCCGGCGTCCTCGGGAGGCGGGCCGCTGTCCGCGACGCCCGCGTCGGAGCCCGAGTCCGGGAGCGAGCCCGCGTCATCCCCCGAAGAGGCGTCGTCACAGGCGGACAGCAGCAGGAGCATGAGGGGGATGCAGCGCCAGGGGCCCAACGGATGGGGCGATGTCGTCATGGAGCGCCTCGGGTGCCCCCCGCGACAATGCGGGCGGCCTTCCCGGATAGGACAGTGCGGGCTCCCGATTCCATCGTGGGTTGCCGCTGATTTCGACCAGCGGACAGCGGCAACCCCAAGTGGGCGTCAGGCGCCCTTGGCCAGCTCCGCGTCGATGGCCTGCACCAGGCGCGGGTCCTCCGCGGTGACGTCCGGGGCGAAGCGAGCGGCCACGCGACCATCCCGGCCGATGACGAACTTCTCGAAGTTCCACTGGACCTCGGGAATGGGGTTCGCCTCGATGCCGTAGCCCTTGAGGCGCGCGCGCATGGGGCCCTCACCGGTGGCGTCCGGGAACGCGCGCGTCAGCTCCTGGTAGAGCGGGTGCTTGTCCTCGCCGACGACGGAGATCTTCGAGAACAGCGGGAACTTCACCGCGTAGTTGAGGTCGCAGAACTGCTTGATCTCCTCCTCGGAGCCCGGCTCCTGGCCCATGAAGTTGTTCGCCGGGAAGCCCAGCACCTCGAGCCCCTTCGCGCGCTTCTCCTCGTAGAGCTTCTCCAGTCCCGTGTACTGCGGCGTCAGGCCGCACTTGGAGGCCACGTTCACCACCAACAGAACCTTGCCCTTGAACTGTCCCAGCGTGCTGGGGGCGCCATCGATGGACTTCACGGGGATGTCGAAGAGGGTGCTCATGTGCGGCTCGCTTCCGGAGAAAAGTGGGAGGGCATCCCGCGTGGGAGGGCCCGCGAGGTATACAGGACGAAATCCCCGGTCCCGGCAAGCAACATCCCTGGAGTCGGACCTGGGAATCAGACGGCCGGTCCACCAGTGGACGGGGCCTTCCGGGTCACCCGTCGCGGGTGGAGCGCCGTCGGAACGGGGGGATACACCTCGCAAGGGAGTCCCATGTTTCCAAGCAAGTCCGTCTCGTGGTTTTCCGTGGTGCTGTTGTTGCTGCTGCCGCTGTCGTCGAGCGCGCTCACGTTCGTGAACGCCGGCGCCTACACCGCGCCGAAGACGGCGGCGGTGGGACAGACGGTGGGCTTCACCCTCGTCCCCCAGTCCCCGGAGGCCGTCTCCAACGTCACCTTCACGTTCCAGGTCCGTCCCTATTCGGCGGATGGCACCATCTCCCCCTCGGCCGTGTTCACGCACCGGGTGACGGGCCAGTCCTTCACCGCCGGGGAGAAGCGTCAGTACAAGGTCGCCTTCACCATCCCCGCGTCGTTGACGACGGGTGAGTACGTCTGGACGACGCGCGCCACCAACGCCGCGGGCACCGCCGTCTACATGAGCATCGCGCGTGTCGCCTCCAACTTCACGTTCCACGCGGACGCCGCACCCGCGCGCCGCTACGTGCGGGGCGTCAACCTCATGGACCTGGGCAACGCCGGCGGCGTGCTCCCGGGCGTCATGGGCACGAACTACCCCAAGCCGACGCTCGCCGGCCTGCAGCGACTGAAGGCGCGCGGGCTCGACGTGGTGCGCGTCCCGTTCCTCTGGGAGCGCATCCAGCCCGTGCTCAACGGCGCGCTGAACACCACGTACCAGAACTACCTGCTGGACACGCTGGAGGACGCGAACCAGGCGGGGCTGGGTGTCATCGTCGACATGCACAACTACGGGCGCTACACGTCGGGTGGGGTGCAGCGTCCCTTCGGTGCTCCGGGCGCGCCGACGAAGGCGCAGTACGCGGATGCCTGGAGGCGGATCGCCACGGCCATCCGGAGCAGCCCTTCAGCGTATGCGTCCGTCCATGCGTTCGACCTGATGAACGAGCCCTTCGGCCTGCCGTATGACGAGGGGACGTACGCGAGCCCGGTGACGTTCGCCTCGTTCGAGTCCGGCGTGGAGGGCTGGGCCCCGAGGTCCGCGGCGAACACGGCGGTGGCGAGGGTGGCCCGCAACGGGCAGGGCTCGCTGCGCATCACCACGCAGGCCACGTCAGGGAGCGGCCTGGTGCTCGGCGCGGGCGTGTCCGCGTCGACGAAGCGCGCGGAGCGGGCCCAGGGCGCGACGTTCCAGGCGAAGGTCTTCGTGCCCACCACCACGCCGGGCAGCGTCCGGGTGCGGCTGGTGATGGTGGATGGTGCCTACACGTACCAGTTGGGCGAGCCGTTCGCGGTGACGAAGGGCGTGGACACACGCGTGTACTTCAAGCCGCCCGAGACGGCGTGGAGCAACAACAAGAGCTTCTCCGTCG includes:
- a CDS encoding glutathione peroxidase; its protein translation is MSTLFDIPVKSIDGAPSTLGQFKGKVLLVVNVASKCGLTPQYTGLEKLYEEKRAKGLEVLGFPANNFMGQEPGSEEEIKQFCDLNYAVKFPLFSKISVVGEDKHPLYQELTRAFPDATGEGPMRARLKGYGIEANPIPEVQWNFEKFVIGRDGRVAARFAPDVTAEDPRLVQAIDAELAKGA
- a CDS encoding glycoside hydrolase family 5 protein, producing MFPSKSVSWFSVVLLLLLPLSSSALTFVNAGAYTAPKTAAVGQTVGFTLVPQSPEAVSNVTFTFQVRPYSADGTISPSAVFTHRVTGQSFTAGEKRQYKVAFTIPASLTTGEYVWTTRATNAAGTAVYMSIARVASNFTFHADAAPARRYVRGVNLMDLGNAGGVLPGVMGTNYPKPTLAGLQRLKARGLDVVRVPFLWERIQPVLNGALNTTYQNYLLDTLEDANQAGLGVIVDMHNYGRYTSGGVQRPFGAPGAPTKAQYADAWRRIATAIRSSPSAYASVHAFDLMNEPFGLPYDEGTYASPVTFASFESGVEGWAPRSAANTAVARVARNGQGSLRITTQATSGSGLVLGAGVSASTKRAERAQGATFQAKVFVPTTTPGSVRVRLVMVDGAYTYQLGEPFAVTKGVDTRVYFKPPETAWSNNKSFSVEFIVDGSDGSAPLVFFIDHVAQGTQSGQRTPQQVWEDYSQAAVTALRELGETKLLMVEGYEYASAEQWPKNHPTKWVSDPLDNIMYHAHFYFDRSGEYEVSHAALLASAKSAGHATVGQMGIARMKNFTDWVEAQGTRGFIGELGWPNTVRRPTEGAAWNADGEELLSFLDSVGMGVTMWTTGTWEKASNPSVNINTLYQIEPSFLPLSQAEVFERHLGKP